One window of the Candidatus Saccharibacteria bacterium genome contains the following:
- a CDS encoding type II/IV secretion system protein, translated as MDDNQQARYNDEQATARRADILHVSYTDTSQMAEKPLFKDIVTNEQMRQYKLIPMQADRSNILFGITTTTSQQTMNALVDHFTDQKVAFTLISESGFKEYMALYDPPKQVVYQDININTAGTEQLVKEVSLTLEQVRADDMLAYLVSQAHNLNASDIHLETQVEDARVRFRIDGVLHPVARLEPDKYRVLIAAIASAGNVSTSADYAQQGHIAQKVKMADGHEVDVNVRLETVPTIHGMDVVMRLFNMDRAMYNLDRLGLLPDQRAVVDGIISKPSGLVLIVGPTGSGKTTTLYSMLNSLASDERKIITVEDPVEYQFEGITQIPIKSTESGNDNSFADKLRAILRLDPDIVMVGEIRDNDTAKTALQASLTGHLVLATFHASSASAALTRLSDIIGQNPLFVSAIRLVMAQRLIRQLDDSLKQPYDPSPSELQVIQRVVDTLPADVQRPNLQGLKLYKPGSSSENPYGFKGQIAIREQFIMTGEIRKLLESHDHVLSSQEIEASAVASGMRTMLQDAILHVVAGRTTLDEVFRVVG; from the coding sequence ATGGACGATAACCAACAAGCACGCTATAACGATGAGCAGGCGACAGCACGCCGAGCAGATATTCTTCATGTTAGCTACACAGACACCTCGCAAATGGCAGAAAAGCCACTCTTTAAGGACATCGTCACAAACGAGCAAATGCGGCAGTACAAACTTATTCCCATGCAAGCCGACCGCAGCAATATATTGTTTGGTATAACTACGACAACCTCGCAGCAGACTATGAACGCGCTTGTGGACCACTTTACCGACCAAAAAGTTGCGTTTACCCTTATATCGGAAAGTGGCTTCAAGGAGTACATGGCACTATATGACCCTCCGAAGCAGGTTGTCTACCAAGATATCAACATAAATACTGCTGGAACCGAGCAGCTAGTAAAAGAAGTATCCCTTACACTCGAACAAGTGCGTGCCGATGACATGCTGGCGTATTTGGTGAGTCAAGCACACAACCTGAACGCGAGCGATATTCACCTCGAAACACAGGTCGAAGATGCGCGGGTGCGGTTTCGTATAGACGGCGTTCTCCACCCGGTTGCCCGGCTAGAACCAGACAAATATCGGGTACTTATAGCGGCAATTGCTAGCGCGGGAAATGTCAGTACGAGCGCTGACTACGCACAGCAGGGTCATATTGCGCAAAAGGTAAAAATGGCTGACGGCCATGAGGTGGATGTGAATGTGCGTCTCGAGACCGTTCCGACCATACACGGTATGGACGTAGTGATGCGCTTGTTCAATATGGACCGCGCCATGTATAACCTAGACAGGCTTGGGCTGCTGCCCGACCAACGCGCGGTCGTAGACGGCATCATAAGTAAACCAAGCGGTCTCGTGCTTATCGTCGGCCCGACAGGCTCGGGCAAGACAACAACGCTGTATTCTATGCTCAATAGCCTTGCCAGCGATGAGCGCAAAATTATCACCGTTGAAGACCCGGTTGAGTACCAGTTTGAGGGAATCACGCAGATTCCTATTAAGTCGACCGAGTCGGGTAACGATAATTCCTTTGCCGATAAACTCCGCGCCATTCTGCGCCTTGACCCAGATATTGTTATGGTGGGGGAAATTCGCGACAACGACACCGCCAAAACGGCACTCCAAGCGAGCTTAACGGGGCACCTTGTGCTCGCCACGTTCCATGCCTCATCCGCTTCGGCGGCGTTAACTCGCTTGAGTGACATTATTGGGCAGAACCCGTTGTTTGTCTCGGCTATTCGCCTTGTTATGGCTCAGCGGTTAATAAGGCAGCTTGATGACTCGCTAAAGCAGCCGTATGACCCATCGCCATCTGAATTGCAGGTAATTCAACGTGTCGTTGACACATTGCCGGCAGATGTTCAGCGGCCAAATTTGCAAGGGCTAAAACTGTATAAACCAGGCTCATCTTCCGAGAATCCGTACGGTTTTAAGGGTCAGATTGCCATACGAGAGCAGTTTATTATGACTGGAGAAATCCGGAAACTGCTTGAAAGTCACGACCATGTCTTGTCCTCGCAAGAAATTGAAGCATCAGCTGTGGCAAGCGGCATGCGCACCATGTTGCAAGACGCCATTTTGCATGTTGTTGCCGGTCGCACCACCTTAGACGAAGTCTTCCGCGTTGTCGGTTAA
- a CDS encoding YtxH domain-containing protein, which translates to MSKSDKPSVAKKLAIGAALSAVAGYIAGILTAPKSGKETREDIKDKAVETYAAAEKELKKLHTELGDVLAEAGDKFGELRGKGKKSLDEAVSKGQKAKDKAREVLSSLHDGEAEDKDLKKAIAEATKAVENLRNYLKK; encoded by the coding sequence ATGTCAAAATCCGACAAACCAAGCGTAGCAAAGAAACTAGCCATAGGTGCAGCCCTAAGTGCGGTAGCTGGTTATATTGCGGGGATTTTGACAGCGCCAAAGAGCGGCAAGGAAACGCGTGAAGACATCAAAGACAAGGCAGTAGAAACCTACGCTGCCGCCGAAAAAGAGCTCAAAAAACTCCATACAGAACTGGGTGATGTCCTTGCTGAAGCTGGCGACAAGTTCGGTGAACTCCGGGGTAAGGGCAAGAAATCGCTGGACGAAGCCGTGAGCAAAGGCCAAAAAGCCAAAGACAAAGCTCGCGAAGTACTTTCAAGCCTCCACGACGGCGAAGCCGAGGACAAAGACCTAAAAAAAGCCATAGCAGAAGCCACCAAAGCCGTAGAAAACCTCCGCAACTACCTGAAGAAGTAG
- a CDS encoding TrmH family RNA methyltransferase, whose amino-acid sequence MNRKVVLIAHDIRSTHNIGSLLRTAECLGVERVYITGYSPYPSVPNDERLPHIHQKLTAQIHKTALGAELLVSWERQPDLPVLIQKLRSNGYTVVALEQAPDSTDISSWIPPDKIAILLGREVEGIEDALLKLCDYTVEIPLFGQKESLNVVQAAAIALYQAQFASVR is encoded by the coding sequence ATGAACAGAAAAGTTGTACTCATTGCCCACGATATTCGAAGCACCCACAACATTGGCAGTCTACTTCGTACGGCTGAGTGCTTGGGCGTAGAACGGGTATACATAACTGGTTATTCGCCGTATCCAAGCGTGCCGAACGACGAACGTCTTCCGCACATTCACCAAAAACTAACCGCCCAGATACACAAAACCGCTCTTGGTGCGGAATTGCTGGTTTCCTGGGAAAGGCAACCTGATTTACCCGTTCTGATACAAAAACTACGTAGCAATGGCTATACTGTCGTCGCGCTCGAACAAGCCCCTGACAGTACTGACATTTCGTCTTGGATACCACCTGATAAGATAGCGATTTTACTTGGTCGTGAGGTTGAAGGGATAGAAGATGCGCTATTAAAGCTGTGCGATTACACCGTTGAAATACCACTATTTGGTCAGAAAGAATCACTAAACGTTGTACAAGCCGCAGCAATTGCTCTCTATCAAGCGCAGTTTGCAAGTGTACGATAA
- a CDS encoding IS3 family transposase — translation MDEVDPGWRKQYSKLLGLGRTSYYVRPAKQAETDRQAIARLQAAHELHPFYGVDRLALHLGWNKRKPDVSVRLRVLSYRHQLRSVGAVGLQQQRLAHRLTLYSATLVLKTSCGPEDGQSYADMVNAHAWAQDFTYLWFEKRWHYLAVVLDLKTRQVVGWRLGTRHTSELTHEALLDALSKHPAPAILHSDQGSEYLSYRHQDLCNKMEIQLSASTKASPWQNGFMERWFGGFKREVCNLTQYKNLAALHEAIALHIYYYNHKRIHSALKMSPAAYAASLNKRDRVFAKRGG, via the coding sequence CTGGACGAGGTCGACCCAGGGTGGCGCAAGCAATACAGCAAGCTCCTGGGCCTTGGCCGGACAAGCTACTATGTTCGTCCAGCGAAACAAGCAGAAACCGACCGACAGGCTATTGCGCGGCTACAGGCAGCCCACGAACTCCACCCATTCTACGGCGTCGACCGGTTAGCACTGCACCTTGGCTGGAACAAAAGAAAACCAGACGTATCCGTACGCTTGCGGGTGTTATCATACCGACACCAACTAAGAAGCGTCGGAGCGGTTGGTCTGCAGCAGCAGAGATTAGCGCACCGCCTAACGCTCTACAGTGCTACGCTCGTCTTAAAGACGAGCTGCGGCCCTGAGGACGGTCAAAGCTATGCCGACATGGTCAATGCTCATGCGTGGGCGCAGGACTTTACATACCTGTGGTTCGAGAAGCGCTGGCACTATCTGGCGGTGGTGCTCGACCTGAAAACCAGGCAAGTGGTTGGTTGGCGGCTCGGTACACGACATACCAGCGAGCTGACCCACGAGGCACTACTCGATGCACTCAGCAAGCATCCAGCGCCAGCAATCCTCCACTCTGATCAAGGTTCTGAATACTTGAGCTACAGGCACCAAGACCTCTGCAACAAAATGGAAATCCAACTTAGTGCGAGCACCAAAGCCAGCCCCTGGCAGAATGGTTTCATGGAGCGATGGTTTGGTGGCTTCAAGCGCGAAGTCTGCAACCTGACACAATACAAAAACTTAGCGGCACTCCACGAAGCCATTGCCCTGCACATCTACTATTACAACCATAAGCGTATCCACAGCGCATTAAAGATGAGCCCGGCAGCTTACGCTGCCAGTCTCAACAAGAGAGACAGGGTGTTCGCTAAAAGGGGAGGTTGA
- a CDS encoding IS1595 family transposase has protein sequence MSKLPKFSSNKKYWMYLNRLVFGQRCHCPRCDEVLQEKYVRGYLWCAVCRHKYRATAWQGSWLYGMKLKPKQLFVLLWCWQQKKGPEVATLLAQVSYTTVARWYERFRTQIPDTAPLLTHLVQVDESYFGKLKSKQPQRIVVGAIEPHTRKLALRITDSRGKEALERFVQDYVVHGSLVISDKWWAYEELPLLGYLHESRNHSKGDYASTNQGENIWSISKRHARKLYGGRILTRRLEALCREWMARHNQPWLFENPTNFLQATLVPC, from the coding sequence ATGTCTAAGCTACCAAAGTTTTCCAGTAATAAGAAGTACTGGATGTACCTTAACAGGTTAGTATTTGGTCAGCGGTGTCACTGTCCGCGCTGCGACGAGGTGCTACAGGAGAAGTATGTCCGCGGTTATCTGTGGTGCGCTGTTTGTCGCCACAAGTACCGGGCAACTGCCTGGCAGGGCTCCTGGCTGTATGGCATGAAGCTGAAGCCAAAACAACTGTTCGTCTTGCTCTGGTGCTGGCAACAGAAGAAAGGTCCGGAAGTAGCAACCCTCCTCGCGCAGGTGAGCTATACGACCGTCGCCCGCTGGTACGAACGGTTCCGGACGCAAATTCCGGACACAGCACCGCTTCTTACGCACCTTGTCCAGGTAGACGAGAGTTACTTTGGAAAACTGAAGAGCAAACAGCCGCAGCGCATCGTGGTCGGCGCAATCGAGCCTCATACTCGGAAACTTGCCCTCAGGATTACCGATAGCCGTGGCAAAGAAGCCTTAGAGCGGTTCGTCCAAGATTACGTCGTACACGGTAGTTTAGTCATCAGCGATAAATGGTGGGCATACGAAGAGCTGCCGCTCCTGGGCTATCTGCACGAGAGCCGTAACCACAGCAAAGGTGACTATGCCAGTACGAACCAAGGAGAGAATATCTGGAGCATCAGCAAACGACATGCCAGAAAGCTGTACGGCGGTAGGATACTGACACGACGTCTTGAAGCTCTGTGTCGGGAATGGATGGCGAGACACAACCAACCGTGGCTCTTTGAAAACCCAACGAACTTCTTACAGGCTACGCTTGTTCCATGTTAG
- the rplS gene encoding 50S ribosomal protein L19, producing MEYIKELEASFKKGAVVDVRSGDTVKVHQKIREGSKERVQIFQGLVIRCDRRGSHTSRITVRRIASGVGVEKSFLLHSPLVLKVEVTKRSKVRRNNLSYMRKLTGKSARLTGVDFDRQAVNDVRDLEAEKAEAEAKEAAAKEAEAKAAEKAAEEAELAKKQAEVEAAHKAAEA from the coding sequence ATGGAATACATCAAAGAACTTGAAGCATCCTTCAAGAAGGGCGCAGTGGTAGACGTGCGCTCGGGCGACACTGTCAAAGTCCACCAAAAAATTCGCGAAGGTAGCAAAGAGCGTGTCCAGATTTTTCAGGGCCTCGTCATACGCTGCGACCGGCGCGGTAGCCACACCAGCCGCATTACCGTACGGCGAATTGCCAGCGGCGTTGGCGTAGAAAAGAGCTTTCTGCTCCACAGTCCGCTTGTACTCAAGGTCGAGGTGACTAAGCGCAGTAAAGTTCGCCGCAATAACCTTAGCTACATGCGTAAACTTACCGGTAAATCGGCTCGATTGACAGGTGTTGACTTTGACCGTCAGGCCGTAAATGACGTCCGTGACCTTGAGGCTGAGAAAGCCGAGGCAGAGGCCAAAGAAGCTGCAGCTAAAGAAGCCGAAGCCAAAGCCGCCGAAAAAGCCGCCGAAGAAGCCGAGCTTGCCAAAAAACAAGCCGAAGTAGAAGCAGCCCACAAAGCCGCCGAAGCTTAA
- the dnaE gene encoding DNA polymerase III subunit alpha codes for MTEKKTANEVKSAAPTAADYVHLHNHTQYSLLDGLTKIPELVSFVKEQGMSAVGMTDHGTLSGTIEFYKECLGQEVKPIIGIETYVAARRHTDKDPQKDKNRYHLILLAMNQAGYQNLMQLSTTANLDGFYYFPRIDHELLERYGEGLIAMSACLGGEIGDALKNDDYAVAKEVASWYKKTFGDRYYLEVQDHGHPDAPSHSPEQERVNNGVFKLSKELDIPVVLTCDAHYLRHSDQDAHEILLCVGTGAFLSDEKRMSLKDYELHVTPPADLIQRWGRQHPEVIRNTRAVAERCEVNIDLGKILIPKFPVPEGDTEKTYLDKLAFRGMAWRYGDVAEADTVDMSIAEARKHIPPAVIERAEYELGIIERMGFDGYFLIIQDFINWGKNQGIVFGPGRGSAAGSIISYALKITELDPLAYDLLFERFLNPDRISMPDVDIDIQDTRRDEVIQYCVEKYGTDRVANIVTFGRMFARNAVRDVARVLQVPYADADRLAKMIPQPVQGRHIPLATSIVDDVDLRREYETNETSKTVIDYAIILEGTVRSHGVHAAGVVIAPDDIVKFVPLEMAQKGVVATQYPMGPIEELGLLKMDFLGLSNLTIIKNALRIIKKVYGDDIDINTIPLDDAKTYTLLSSGDTTGVFQLESAGMKRYLKELQPSVFEDIISMVALYRPGPMQWIEDFIARKHGKKQITYMHPAMKPALESTYGVIVMQEQVMQISKELCGFTGGQADTLRKAIGKKNPQMMAKMKAEFIEGAVKTVGAERSLMETFWKQLEDFAAYCFNKAHAACYGLIAYQTAYLKAHYPAAFMAALMTSDYDDTDRLSIEITECKKMGLQVLPPDVNESFGEFAVVKEKNAIRFGMNAIKNVGQGAVEEIVHAREKGAFISIEDFVGAVNLRTVNRKALESLARSGAFDAFGDRSTLLHNLDVILAFGQRLQKEKASGQTDLFGTLSDDAASAKPTLQLTPPEHKHNARELLLWERELLGLYLSQQPLAAFSALLAEQTTPLNLLKPEHDGRAVVVGGSITETREITTKNGQKMAFVKVEDEHGDIEAVLFPSAYQQTVGLWERDRVVLVRGKLSTKGRDGNTGDEVKLLVDDAREVTHEQAAAYQSTGRKARVPKPAKAAKHAKTVVKTPALSEAETNKPLRLYIRLLRSDDTTQLSKMKQIIDSQIGEHEVILVLGPDTAKQAVKLPTRVNASAVMTELSELIGSENVKLQ; via the coding sequence GTGACAGAGAAGAAAACAGCAAATGAAGTGAAATCGGCTGCCCCTACCGCAGCAGACTATGTTCATTTGCATAATCACACGCAGTATAGTTTGCTCGACGGCCTTACCAAGATTCCCGAACTGGTGAGCTTTGTGAAAGAGCAGGGTATGAGTGCGGTTGGCATGACTGACCACGGTACGCTAAGCGGCACCATCGAGTTTTATAAAGAGTGCTTAGGCCAAGAGGTAAAGCCTATCATTGGCATAGAAACGTACGTGGCGGCGCGTCGTCATACGGACAAAGACCCCCAGAAAGATAAAAACCGCTACCACCTAATTTTGCTCGCCATGAACCAAGCAGGCTACCAGAACCTTATGCAGCTTAGTACGACGGCCAATCTCGATGGTTTTTACTACTTTCCACGTATAGACCACGAGTTGCTGGAGCGTTACGGCGAGGGGCTGATTGCGATGAGCGCCTGCTTGGGCGGCGAAATTGGCGACGCGCTAAAGAACGATGATTACGCCGTAGCGAAAGAAGTAGCTAGCTGGTACAAAAAAACTTTTGGAGACCGCTACTATCTGGAGGTGCAAGACCACGGCCACCCAGATGCACCAAGCCATAGCCCGGAGCAGGAGCGGGTCAATAACGGAGTGTTTAAGCTGTCGAAAGAGCTAGACATACCGGTGGTACTGACGTGTGATGCGCACTACTTGCGGCACAGCGACCAAGACGCCCACGAAATACTGCTGTGTGTGGGCACGGGCGCGTTCCTAAGCGACGAAAAACGCATGAGCCTTAAGGACTACGAACTGCACGTCACCCCACCAGCAGACCTCATCCAGCGCTGGGGCAGGCAACACCCAGAGGTGATTCGCAACACGCGGGCGGTCGCGGAGCGCTGCGAAGTCAATATTGACCTTGGGAAAATCCTTATCCCGAAATTCCCAGTACCAGAAGGGGATACCGAAAAGACCTATCTCGATAAACTTGCGTTTCGCGGCATGGCTTGGCGGTACGGTGATGTGGCAGAGGCTGATACTGTCGATATGTCTATTGCTGAAGCGCGCAAGCATATCCCACCGGCGGTGATTGAACGGGCGGAGTACGAACTGGGGATTATTGAGCGAATGGGTTTCGACGGCTACTTCCTCATCATCCAAGATTTTATTAACTGGGGGAAAAACCAAGGAATTGTGTTTGGCCCCGGACGAGGGAGTGCGGCCGGCTCCATCATCTCCTACGCGCTGAAGATAACCGAACTCGACCCGCTTGCGTACGACCTATTGTTCGAACGGTTCTTAAACCCCGACCGGATTTCCATGCCCGATGTTGACATAGACATCCAAGACACGCGCCGCGATGAAGTTATCCAGTACTGCGTAGAAAAGTACGGTACCGACCGCGTGGCGAACATAGTGACGTTCGGCCGGATGTTTGCCCGCAACGCCGTGCGCGATGTCGCCCGAGTGCTGCAAGTGCCCTACGCCGATGCTGACCGCCTGGCCAAGATGATTCCGCAGCCGGTGCAGGGGCGTCATATTCCGCTGGCAACCTCCATAGTAGATGATGTTGACCTTCGCCGTGAGTACGAAACAAATGAAACGAGCAAAACCGTTATAGACTACGCCATCATCCTCGAGGGGACCGTGCGGAGTCATGGGGTGCACGCGGCGGGTGTGGTGATTGCGCCTGATGACATTGTGAAGTTTGTACCGCTCGAAATGGCACAAAAGGGCGTTGTCGCTACCCAGTATCCCATGGGGCCCATAGAGGAATTGGGACTCCTTAAGATGGACTTTCTTGGTCTCAGCAACCTCACCATCATAAAAAACGCCCTTCGTATCATAAAAAAGGTCTACGGCGACGACATAGATATAAACACCATCCCGCTTGATGACGCCAAAACGTACACGCTGCTTAGTAGCGGCGATACAACCGGTGTTTTTCAGCTTGAGTCAGCCGGTATGAAGCGGTACTTGAAGGAATTGCAGCCGTCGGTGTTTGAAGACATTATTTCCATGGTGGCGCTCTATCGACCGGGCCCAATGCAGTGGATAGAAGATTTCATTGCCCGCAAGCATGGCAAAAAGCAAATAACCTATATGCACCCAGCAATGAAGCCAGCGCTTGAGAGCACCTATGGTGTTATTGTCATGCAGGAACAGGTCATGCAGATTAGCAAAGAGCTGTGTGGTTTTACTGGCGGCCAGGCCGATACGCTCCGGAAGGCAATCGGCAAAAAAAACCCGCAAATGATGGCCAAGATGAAAGCAGAGTTCATAGAAGGTGCTGTTAAAACCGTGGGGGCTGAACGTAGTCTTATGGAAACGTTTTGGAAGCAGCTCGAAGACTTTGCCGCGTACTGTTTTAACAAAGCGCATGCTGCATGCTATGGGCTCATCGCCTACCAGACGGCGTACTTGAAAGCGCACTATCCGGCAGCGTTTATGGCCGCGCTCATGACCAGCGACTACGATGACACGGACCGTCTGAGCATAGAAATTACCGAATGTAAAAAAATGGGACTCCAGGTCTTGCCGCCGGACGTAAACGAATCATTCGGAGAATTTGCGGTCGTGAAGGAGAAGAATGCCATTCGGTTTGGCATGAATGCCATAAAGAACGTTGGACAAGGCGCCGTAGAAGAGATTGTGCATGCCAGAGAAAAGGGTGCATTTATCAGCATTGAGGACTTTGTGGGCGCGGTAAATCTTCGTACTGTCAACCGTAAAGCGCTGGAAAGTCTTGCCCGCTCGGGAGCATTTGACGCCTTTGGGGACCGCTCGACGCTGCTTCATAATCTTGATGTCATACTTGCATTTGGCCAACGCCTGCAAAAAGAAAAAGCCAGTGGCCAGACTGATTTGTTTGGCACGCTTTCAGATGATGCCGCCTCTGCAAAACCAACGTTGCAGCTCACCCCGCCCGAACACAAACACAATGCCCGGGAACTGCTTTTGTGGGAACGTGAACTACTAGGACTCTACCTGAGCCAGCAGCCGCTCGCTGCCTTTAGCGCGCTCCTTGCCGAACAAACCACTCCGCTCAATCTACTGAAACCCGAACACGATGGACGTGCGGTTGTGGTGGGCGGCAGCATCACAGAAACCCGTGAAATTACGACCAAAAACGGTCAAAAAATGGCGTTCGTTAAGGTCGAAGATGAGCACGGCGATATTGAAGCTGTGCTCTTTCCTTCAGCGTATCAACAAACAGTTGGACTTTGGGAGCGTGACCGCGTGGTTCTGGTGCGGGGGAAACTCAGCACAAAAGGCCGCGATGGTAACACGGGCGATGAGGTGAAACTGCTCGTTGATGACGCCCGCGAGGTTACACACGAACAGGCGGCTGCATACCAGTCAACCGGTCGCAAGGCGCGTGTCCCAAAGCCTGCAAAGGCGGCAAAACATGCGAAGACGGTAGTAAAAACTCCGGCCTTGTCCGAGGCTGAAACAAACAAACCGCTTCGTCTGTATATTCGGCTGCTCAGAAGTGACGACACAACACAACTGAGCAAAATGAAGCAAATAATTGATAGCCAGATAGGTGAGCATGAGGTAATACTGGTGCTTGGCCCAGATACTGCCAAGCAAGCCGTAAAACTTCCCACTAGAGTGAATGCCAGCGCGGTCATGACCGAGCTGAGTGAACTTATTGGTTCCGAGAACGTCAAACTTCAGTAA
- a CDS encoding NUDIX domain-containing protein, translated as MFSPVLLQEQSLVIPYYWHEDELWLLAGQKLRGFGAGEMVFPGGKPTGNESSSETAIRELHEETGLVISPAELKFLGRLVLASSETVESQVHVYGAEVILGTPNGPSEPQIDSSDIRNLKWMRYGQDFDASACPKDYAGWIVFALAAIESRTFGIHFISRMERDKAGTMLQQTMLLENDKAIAALPQFSYA; from the coding sequence ATGTTCTCCCCCGTCTTATTACAAGAACAATCGCTCGTTATTCCCTACTATTGGCATGAAGATGAGTTGTGGCTATTAGCTGGTCAAAAACTGCGAGGTTTTGGCGCAGGCGAAATGGTTTTTCCTGGAGGGAAACCTACTGGAAATGAAAGCTCATCAGAAACAGCTATTCGCGAATTGCATGAAGAAACCGGGCTGGTAATAAGCCCAGCGGAGTTAAAATTTTTGGGTAGATTAGTATTAGCATCTAGTGAAACTGTAGAATCGCAAGTACATGTTTATGGCGCTGAGGTAATTTTGGGTACACCTAATGGCCCCAGTGAACCCCAGATTGATAGTTCAGACATTCGTAATCTTAAATGGATGAGATATGGTCAGGACTTCGATGCATCGGCTTGCCCCAAAGATTATGCTGGTTGGATAGTATTTGCTCTCGCAGCGATTGAATCCCGTACTTTTGGCATACATTTTATCTCAAGAATGGAACGTGATAAAGCTGGAACAATGCTGCAACAAACAATGCTTCTGGAGAACGACAAAGCTATAGCAGCTCTCCCACAATTCAGTTATGCATAA
- a CDS encoding NTP transferase domain-containing protein — MAQAVTKAVIAAAGFGTRFLPQTKAMPKEMLPLIDKPIIQYAVEDLVAAGIKDIIIVGSSSKRAIEDHFDVPNEDLLVNIRAGGPKKAHYIQEMEDLANMANFIYVRQKGPYGNATPIANAAHLIGDEPFIFVYADDLVVSEPNTFTQMIDLYNELGGSIATCMRVSTDKEFERYGILAGEEVRDGVLKMSGMVEKPGREKAPSNYAQVSSYLFEPGVLKYIENGLATLPAGEEFYVASSLVDPMLKDGHNFFGCLMQNSRRYDTGDKLEYLITVVEFALRHKDLGVPFREHVEKLLKQS; from the coding sequence GCAGGGTTTGGTACGCGGTTTTTGCCTCAGACCAAAGCCATGCCTAAGGAAATGCTGCCACTTATAGATAAGCCCATCATCCAGTACGCTGTAGAGGACCTAGTAGCAGCCGGCATAAAAGACATAATCATCGTGGGCAGTAGTAGCAAGCGAGCCATAGAAGACCATTTTGACGTACCAAATGAAGATTTATTGGTAAACATACGCGCTGGCGGGCCCAAGAAAGCGCACTACATACAGGAAATGGAAGACCTTGCTAACATGGCAAACTTTATTTACGTGCGCCAAAAAGGGCCATACGGTAACGCCACGCCTATAGCAAATGCTGCGCACCTTATAGGTGATGAACCGTTCATATTTGTTTACGCCGACGACCTTGTGGTGTCAGAGCCAAACACGTTCACTCAGATGATTGACTTGTATAACGAACTCGGCGGGAGCATTGCCACTTGCATGCGCGTTAGTACCGACAAAGAGTTTGAGCGCTACGGCATTCTCGCGGGTGAGGAAGTGCGCGATGGTGTTCTCAAAATGTCCGGTATGGTCGAAAAACCTGGGCGCGAAAAAGCTCCGTCTAACTATGCTCAGGTGAGTAGCTATTTGTTTGAGCCAGGCGTGTTGAAGTATATAGAAAACGGCCTGGCGACGCTGCCGGCTGGCGAGGAATTTTATGTGGCGAGCAGTCTGGTCGACCCCATGCTCAAAGACGGCCATAACTTCTTTGGTTGTCTCATGCAAAACAGTCGGCGATATGATACCGGCGATAAGCTTGAATATTTGATTACGGTTGTTGAATTTGCCCTGCGACATAAAGACCTCGGCGTGCCATTCCGTGAGCATGTGGAAAAGCTTCTGAAACAATCGTGA
- a CDS encoding helix-turn-helix domain-containing protein, whose product MPVGKHIEQHIKDEIILKIRDGGLKVSEAADQYGVSSKTIYGWLRAGVVDGNRNLILENNRLKRELEQAYRVLGRLTAESQRPKG is encoded by the coding sequence ATGCCTGTTGGCAAACATATTGAGCAACATATAAAAGATGAAATCATCCTCAAAATACGAGATGGTGGTCTCAAGGTCAGTGAAGCTGCTGACCAGTACGGGGTTAGTAGCAAGACCATCTACGGTTGGCTAAGAGCTGGTGTTGTAGACGGCAACCGTAACCTCATCCTCGAAAACAATCGACTCAAGCGTGAGCTTGAGCAGGCCTACCGAGTGCTTGGTAGGCTGACCGCCGAAAGTCAGCGCCCAAAAGGTTAG